In Alcaligenes faecalis, the sequence TTTAATTCGGATGTATTTTCAACATGCGTGCCGCCGCAGGGATATTGCCCCAGGCAGCCAATCGCTACCTGGCGGCGTCCTTCCTGAAAACTGATGGAAATGGGCTGGGCCAATTGAATCTGCTCGGCACAGCGATTCGATAAATCATCCAGGAAAGGAGGCAGGGCATTTTTGGGGTTGCGAAAGATCACACGTGACTCGCCCCGCCAGTGGTGCGCCTTTACCGCCTGCCAGCCTATGCGCTCAACCAGATGACCAATCATGTGACCTGCCGTGTGCAGGCGGGCGTGTTCCAGCCGATGGGCACGATCAATATGCAGTTCTACGGGCCCCAGAGGCAGGCGCACATGCAGGTAGTGCAGCACATGGCCATCACGGTTTTGAGCCACATGCAGGACCTCATGCCCATTTATCGTGCCTTTGTCGCAAGGCTGGCCCCCGCCTTGGGGGTGAAATAAGGTTTTATCCAGCCTGATAGCATAGCGTTCATTTTCGGAGTGATAACACTCCAGGATTTCCGCTATGCAGGTAAGGCTATTGCTAGTCAAATATAATTTATCTTGCATTTTATTACCTGTAGGTTGGTTTTAAGGCATTGTAGGCATAGTGGGCAGTCCTGATAATTGCAATTCATTGAAATAATTTATTCCCTATGAGCACAAATAATCTCACTTCCCTGATGAGCGATATGGTGGTTTTTGTCAAAGTGGTGGAGACAGGCAGTTTTTCTGAAGCCTCTCGCCAACTTGGCTATACCCCGTCGGCAGTCAGCCGTTCCATTGCGCGTCTGGAGAAAGGCCTGGGGACGCGGGTATTGCAGCGCACGACGCGCAAGTTGCGCTTAAGCGATAGTGGTCAGGCGATTTACGAGCATGCCCGTGACATGCTGTCCTGCGCCCAGGCCGCGATGGAGATCTCGGGGCAGTTCCAGACCGAGCCGGAGGGGCAGATTCGTTTGAGTGTCCCCAAGGCCGTGGGGCATTTTCTGATCCATCCGCATATGCCGGATTTCCTGGCGGCGCACCCCAAAGTGAATGTGCTGATGAATCTGGATGATCGCTACGCAGACTTGATTGACGATCAACTGGATCTGGCGATACGCATCACGGATCAGCCACCACCCGGTTTGATGGGCCGTCATCTGACTGATATTCGGCATGGACTGTACGCCAGCCCGGCGTATCTGGCCGAGCACAGCCTGCCCGTGCATCCTCAGCAGTTGCGTGAACATAGCTGCATCTATCTGGGCGAGGCGCCCAGCGATTCACGCTGGCGCTTCAATAAAGGCGGGCGGGTGCTGAATGTGTCGGTTAGCGGGCGGTATGCTGCCAACCATACGGGCGTGCGTCTGGATGCGGTAGAGCGGGGTTTGGGGATAGGCAGTTTGCCCTGCTTTGTGGCCAAGGAGCCGGAGCAGGAAGGGCGTATTGTGCGTGTGCTGGCCGACTGGGAGTTCCGCACTCAGTATTGCGGTGCCTTGTGGGCCTTGTATCCGCCCACCCGCCATTTGCCTCCCAAACTGCGTTTGTTCGTGGAGTTTCTGGCGGGGCGCCTGGGAGGCAGCCGGACGGATGTGCTCAGGATGCCGTTTTAACGTGAGTCGTCGGAATGGATGTGCAAGGCTTCCAGAAAGCGCGACACCATATTGTAGGTAGCGATGGTGGCGGTCAGCTCAACCGTCAGTCGTTCATCGAAATACTGGCGTACGTCCTGAAAAACGGTGGGCTCCACTTGCACATTCAGGGTCATGGCATCGGTGTAGGCCAGCACAGCGCACTGGATGGGCGTGAACACATCCGAGTCCTGCCAGTCGGGCAGGGCATCCAGCTGGGCCTGGCTCAGGCCTTCTGCCAGCGCGATAGGGGCATGTTGATCAGCCTCGTAAGGGGCGCGGTTCAATAGGGCGACGCGCATGATGACCAGCTCGCGCAGATCTCCCGGCAGGCTGCTGTTGTGGCGTATGCCGGTCAGGTGATTCAGCCAGCCTTGCGCAATGGGTGGACTGTGCAGCAGCATCTGGTACAGGTGCAGGACGCTGCCACGCTCGGCAATGATCTGTTCTACCAATGGGGCAGCATCGGGGGCTGTCAGGTCAGCATAGGGTAGGCGGGCCATGATTCTCCTTTATGTAAGCGGTCTGCTTGCGGCGGGCTTGCCGCAGGGCAATCCGCAGAGCGTTTCTTGATAGGCGCAGCGCATGCTGATGGCCTGTGCGACGCTCTGCAAGACGGGTTTAACGGGGCAGGATGTGCTCTATGGTTTGCGTCAGTCGTTTCACGATTTCGTGAATGTCGGACTCGGTGCAGATAAAGGGCGGTGCCAGCAAAATATGGTCGCCATGAACCCCATCTATTGTGCCCCCCATAGGGTAGAGCATCAAACCTTGGGAAAATGCATGCTGCTTGATCTTGGCGTGGGTTTTCAGGCCAGGGTCCAGCGCTTGCTTGCTGGCCTTGTCTTGTACCAGTTCGACGCCGACAAACAGACCACGGCCGCGTATATTACCCACATTGGGATGGCTGTCCAAAGCCTGATGCAGTTCCCGACGCAATTGCTCGCCGCGTTGACGGACGTTTTCCAGCAACTGGTCTTGCTCAATCACTTGTTGCACGGCCAAAGCGCCGGCGCAGGCCGTGGCGTGACCCATATAGGTATGGCCGTGCTGGAAAAAGCCCGAGCCATTCAGGATGGCCTGATAAATCCGGTCGCTGGCCAGCATCGCGCCAATAGGCTGATAGCCAGCTCCCAGACCCTTGGCAATGGCCATGATGTCCGGCACCACACCGTCCTCCTCGCAGGCAAACAGATAGCCGGTGCGCCCCATGCCGGACATGACCTCATCCAGAATCAGCAGCACACCGTGCTTGTCGCAGACCTGGCGGATTTTCTTCCAGTAGTCGCCTACCGGAGCCAAGGCACCCGCGGTTGCACCCACCACAGTTTCCCCGACAAAGGCAGCCACATTCTGGGGACCCAGGCTTTGAATCATGTCGTCCAATTCCTGGGCCAGGCGGTCGGCATATTGCTCGGCGCTTTCGTCGCTGCGCTGATCGCGGTAGGGATAGCAGGGCGAGACATGCTGGGCTGGAGCTAGCAAAGGCAGAAACGGTTTGCGGCGCCACTCATTGCCGCCAATGGCCAGGGCACCCAGCGTATTGCCGTGATAGCTCTGACGACGTGCGATGAAAATATGTCGCTCGGGCTGGCCAATTTCCACAAAATATTGCCGCGCCAGCTTCAGGCTGGCTTCCACGGCCTCGGAACCACCGGATAGAAAGTACACATGGTCCAGATCACCGGGGGATCGGCTGGTCAGAAAATCTGCCAGATCCTCGGCGGCCTGGCTGCTGAAAAAGGAGGTGTGGGCGTAGGCAAGCTGGTCCAGCTGCTGCTTGATGGCAGCGATCACGACGGGGTGGCTATGGCCCAGGCAGGACACAGCCGCGCCACCACTGGCGTCTATATAGGCCTTGCCATTGCTGTCCACAATGTGGATGCCATCGCCTTCGACGGCGTAGGGCAAGGTTTGTTTGGGGTTGCGATGAAAGACGTGTGTCATGGCGCAGATCCGGAAAGTAGGCCCGAAAAGATTTTCAACGTATGTTGAATATATAATAATACTTTCAACAAATAAATCATCACTGGCTTGTCGGAGCAGGTGGATAAAGGCCTCACTGTTGCGCCCAGACTGCATTTGCGCCCGATATATACTTGGTGTCCCCTTTTGAAGCGTGTTGGCCCATGAACTCCTTGAGCACCCTGACCGAGCGTATCCAGGCAGCGTTTGCCACCATGTCGCCGCAGTTCCAGCAAAGCGCACGCTATGTGCTTGATCACGCGGATCAGGTGCCCTTGATGTCCATGCGGCAGTTGGCTGCGCAGGCACAGGTGCAGCCTGCGACCTTGCTGCGCTTTGCCCAGTCTTTGGGCTTTGGCGGTTGGGCAGAATTCAAGGCCGTGTTCACCCAGGCCCTGCATGGTCAGGGCGTCCGGCGCTATGCCGATCAGGCTAGGGCGGTGGTGCGTAATCGAAACAAGGAAGATCGTCTGGCGCAGACGCTGACCGCGCAAATGGATAATCTGGCGCTGCTGCGCGAGGTGAACGAAGCGCGTCTCCCCCAGGCTGTGGAACTGCTGAACAAGGCCAAGCGGGTGTTTGTCGCCGGGTTTCGAGCCTCGTTTGCCCCCGCTTTTTCCTTTCATTACCAGTACCGTCTGTTCCGGCCCTCGATTGGCTTGTTGCGTGGCGAGTCCGGCACTCTGGATATGGATTTGCGGGCGCTGCAAAAGGGCGATGTGCTGGTTCTGTTCGGTTTTGCACCGTACTCGCAGGAAGCCGTGCTGGCGCATGGAGCGGCCAGACAGGCAGATGCACAAATTCTGGCGATTTGCGACAGCTTGCTTGCCCCTATTGCGCAGCAGGCAGATGCCACATTATTGTTTGGAACCGACAGTCCGTCTTTTTTCCCTTCTCTGGTTGCTGCACAGGCGCTGGTGGAGGTCTTGCTGGAGCAGGTTCTGGCCAAGGCGGGCAGTCGTGCTGTCAGCGGTATTGAGTTGGTTGAAAATCAATTGCACCAGTCCGGTGCCTACTGGAAATAGACGCAATGGCTAAGTTGTCCTATCTGGAGTTAAGTGGTGGTCCCAAAGAAATTGGCCATTCTTTGGGACGTTTCGGAGCCCCCGCAGTGCATGCCTATTTGCTGAACTCAGCAGCATGGCAAGGCATCATGCAATCGAAGGGGACGGCGGTAGCCAGCCAGCTGGCTCAGTACACCGAGCGCTATTTCCCCCGAATATGGACCGAGCTCCAGGGCCTGGCATTGGGCCTGGAGCTCCCCTTTGAAGACGTTTTCCTGTGGAATTGCCGGGGCGACTTGTGGGCCATGGCGCCCGATGGTTGCACTACCGTGCAAATGCCCGCCCAAGGCGAACCTCGTCTGGTGCATAACGAAGATGGTGATCCAGGGTTTGCCGGTTACTGCGGGGTGGCCAAATTCATCCCCGACAGCGGCATGTCCTTTGTCTCCTTTCTTTACCCTGCCTCCTTGCCCGGTCACAGCTTTGCCGTGACCCAGGCCGGTTTGGCCATGACCGTGAATAATGTGCGGGCCCGTCACGTGGCCCCCGGTGTGCCGCGCATGGTCCTGACCCGCGCCATGCTGGATCAGCCCGATCTGGATCAGGCGGTAGGCATCTTGCAGGATCACCCACGTTCCGGGGCGTTCCACTTGAGTCTGGCCCAGCGTGGCGATCCGCGCTTGCTGAGCGTGGAATTCAGTGCCGAGGCCGTGTCCGTGCAGACGATCGAGCAGAACCGTTTGCATGCCAACCATGCCTTGCACCCGTCCATGCAGGGATTTGAGCAGCGCATTACCCGTTCGTCCGAGCTGCGACAGGAGCGTGGGGATGAGTTGCTGGCGCAAGCCGGAGCCGAGCTGGATCCTTTGAAGGTGCTGGCAGATCAGCACCATGCGGAGTTTCCGATCTGGCGTTGTGATCCGGCCGATAGTGACGCGGAAAATACCTTGGCGACCGTCGATATCCAGGTGGGTAGCCTGTCCTTGAAATGGCAGGTGTACGAAGATCCTACGGATCAGCCTGCGCTGAAGTTTGCGGATATCACTCGTATTGATCCTGCCTGAAAATAAATAGGGCCCTGCCAAGCAGGGCCCTATTCTTATAGTCGCTGTCGCTTCGCAGCGATGCGGGCTATCAGTCCTTTTTCTGCTCGTGTCGCTTGGGTTCCCACAGCACGTCAGAGCGGCCTGCATGGCGGTTCAAGGTACGCGCCAGCACAAACAACAAATCCGACAAGCGGTTCAGATACAAGCGCGGGCCATCCTGCGGCAAAGACTCTGATGGCACCGCCACGACGCTGCGTTCAGCCCGTCGCGCCACACAACGCAGCACATGCGTTTGCGCTGCGGCGGGGCTGCCACCGGGCAAAATAAACTCTTTGAGTATGCCCAAAGGCTCGTTGTAGTGACGAATCGCCTGGTCCAGACGTTCCACATGCGTGCTGCCTATGACCTGATGGCCAGGAATGCACAGCTCAGCCCCCATATCGAACAAGTCGTGCTGGATGTCAGACAGCAGGGTATCGATGGCCTCGGGCAGCGCCATGCTGCGCAGAACACCAATATGGCTGTTCAGCTCATCCACATCGCCCAGGGCGTGAATCAGGGGAGCGGTTTTGGGCAGGCGGCTGCCATCGCCCAAACCCGTCGTACCATCGTCGCCGGTGCGGGTACTGATAATGGAAAGTCGTGTGGACATAATGGAGTCTTAGTTGTCGACAGGGGTAGGGGTGCCCTGGGCCATATTGACCAGGGCATCACCAGTGACGCGTACTACGCGCCAGTCTTCCAGCACCTGAGCGCCCTGATACTTGTAGAAGTCGATGGCGTTCTGGTTCCAGTCCAGCACCACCCATTCCAGACGACCACAGCCCTGGGCCACAGCCATTTGAGCCAGATGGCGCAGGGCAGCCGCGCCCAGACCGTGCTTGCGGTGGGCCGGGTCTATATACAAATCCTCCAGATAGATGCCGCGGCGATCCAGGAAGCTGGAGTAGTTGTAAAACCACATAATGTAAGAAATTGGTGTCTCGGGCTGATCTTCAGGCGTGATCACCAGACAGTAGGCGCTGGGCTCATCAGAGAAGAAGCTGTTGCGCAGCGACTCGGCGCTGGCCTTGAAAATATGCTCCAGTTTCTCAAAGGCGGCCATATCGCGCATCAGGCCCAAAATGGCCGGAATGTCTGCGGGGGTGGCTGGACGCAGCACATACCCTTTAATAAATTCGCTCATGCTTTTGCAAAGGTTTAGCGTTATGCTTGATCGGAAACAGACGCATCAGGCGTCCGAAAATAGGCATTATGAGCTAATTGTCTGGCTCTGCCCAATTTGCAGGAGTGAAAAATGACGTGGACGAAACGAAGCGCAGCTTTGGCCTTGGGGACTTTGGGTGTGGTGGCTGGCTCGGCTTATGTCGTGGTCGCCCAGGCTCAGGAAGCCAGTGCTTCGGGTGAAGTGCGCCGACTGGATGCCGAGGCCGGTAAAATTACCATCAAGCATGGTGAGATCAGCGACCTGGAGCTGCCCGCCATGACATTGGTGTACAAAATTGATCCCGCCTTGCTGGCCAATATCAAACCGGGCGACAAGGTGAAATTCACCGCCAAGCGCGACGGTGGCGAATACGTGGTTACCAAGATCAGCAAATAAGGCGGATTCAGCAAGTGGAAAAAACCGGGTTCGCCCGGTTTTTTTTATGTCCTGTGCAGGGGAGCCGTCAGTATGCTCTGGTCGGCGGAATTGTTTGGCGATCTGACGATCAGCAAGCTTGATTCGTTTTGCCAAGTCGGAGCTTGTTGAAAACCTGGCTGTGGTCGCCTGCTTGGTACGGTGTTGGTTCTTACCCGACCAAGAATGGAAAAAGGGGCAGAAAAATCTGCCCCTTTTTCGTGTCCGGCAATAAGCGGAACAAGCGTTGGATCTAGTGCTGAACTTACAGCACGTAGCGTGCCAGATCCTGGCTGGCTGCAGTTTCCTGCAGCTGCTTGTTCACGTAGTCCGCATCAATGACCACGCTTTGTTCACCGTGGCTGCCAGCGCTGTAGGACAGCTCTTCCAGCAGTTTTTCCATGACGGTGTACAGGCGACGGGCACCAATGTTCTCGGTACGCTCGTTGACTTCGAAGGCCAGCTCGGCCAGACGCTGGATACCGTCGGGACGGAAATCCAGTTGCACGTCTTCGGTGCCCAGCAAAGCGGCGTATTGCTTGGTCAGCGAGGCGTCCGTGGTCGACAGAATCTGTACAAAATCCTGGGCGCTCAGCGATTCGAGTTCTACACGGATAGGGAAACGGCCTTGCAGTTCAGGAATCAGATCCGATGGGCGGGACAGGTGGAACGCGCCCGAGGCAATGAACAGAATGTGGTCGGTACGCACTACACCGTATTTGGTGGTGACGTTCGTGCCTTCTACCAAAGGCAGCAGGTCGCGCTGCACGCCTTGGCGGGACACATCGCCGCCGCTGCCCTGGCTCTCGCCACGTGCGGTGATCTTGTCGATCTCGTCCAGGAACACAATGCCGTTCTGCTCGGCGTTGGCCACTGCAGCCGTGCGCAAATCGTCTTCATTGACGCGACGGGCCGCTTCTTCTTCGGTCAGTTGCTTGAAGGCTTCCTTGACCGTCAGCTTGCGAGCCTTGGTTTTTTCCTGGCCCATACCGGAGAACATGCCGCGCAGTTGCTCGGTCATCTCTTCCATGCCGGGAGGGGCCATGATTTCCATGCGAGGCATGGCCTGGGCCATCTCGATTTCAATCTCGGTATCGTCCAGCTTGCCTTCACGCAGGCGCTTGCGGAACACCTGACGGGCAGAGTTGTCCTCACGCTGGGGCTGACCGTGGGCATCGCGCGAGGGCGGCACCAGCACGTCCAGAATGCGGTCTTCAGCCGCTTCCTCGGCCTGGGTGCGCACACGGCGCATTTCGACTTCGCGGGTTTGCTTGACCGAAATATCCACCAGATCGCGGATGATGGTTTCAACGTCGCGGCCTACATAGCCCACTTCCGTGAACTTGGTGGCTTCGACCTTGATGAAAGGGGCATTGGCCAGCTTGGCCAGACGACGGGCGATTTCGGTTTTACCCACGCCGGTGGGGCCGATCATCAGAATGTTCTTGGGGACGATTTCGCTGCGCAGGGGCTCGGCAACCTGCTGGCGGCGCCAGCGATTGCGCAGGGCCACGGCCACGGAGCGCTTGGCCTTGCCCTGGCCAACGATATGCTTGTCCAGTTCGGAGACGATTTCTCCGGGAGTCATATTAGGTGTAGACATGGTGGTGTATCCGGCTGTCAGAGTGTTTCGACGATATGGTTCTGGTTGGTGTAGATGCACAGATCACCTGCGATCTCCAACGATTTCTTGACGATGTCGGCAGGAGCCATATCGGTGTTTTGCAGCAAGGCCATGGCGGCAGATTGGGCATAGGAGCCGCCCGAGCCGATGGCGGCCAGGCCATGTTCGGGTTCGAGCACGTCGCCATTGCCGGTCAGCACCAGCGTGTGCTCCTTGTCCGCCACCAGCAGCATGGCTTCCAGACGGCGCAGAACGCGGTCGGTGCGCCAGTCGCGCGTCAGTTCGACGGCGGCGCGCAGCAGGTTGCCCTGGTGCTTTTCCAGCTTCGCTTCAAAGCGCTCTTGCAAGGTGAATGCGTCGGCCGTCGCACCGGCAAAGCCGGCCAGGATGCTGTCGTTGTACAAACGGCGAATCTTGCGGGCCGTGCCCTTGATGACAATATTGCCCAGGGTGACCTGACCATCGCCGCCAATGGCGACCTGATCTCCGCGGCGTACACAGACAATAGTAGTGGCGTGAAATTGTTCCATGATTTCCTTCCTTTAAGGTTCCCATCTGGGGGTCGGGTCGGAAATTTCAAGCGCATGACAGCAGGAAGTTTTTACCGACTGAGCGTCGTTCCTGAAAACCGTGTTGGTCGTATCGAATTTCCTGTCTCAGTTGACTGTTCTTCAATACGGGGAAAAAGCGTCAGCGTAATTCCGGACGGGTCAGACTCCACAAAAAAGCCCGCCAGAATGATCGGGCGGGCTTTTTATCAGGGTGATGGGCGTGGCAGCCTATCAATCCCCAAACATCTTTTGACGCTTCTCGCGACGCTCCTGGGCTTCCAGAGACAGGTTAGCCGTAGGACGTGCCAGCAAACGGGGCAGGCCGATAGGCTCGCCGGTTTCCTCACACCAGCCGTATTCGCCCGAATCGATCAGGGCGATGGACTGTTGCACTTTCTTGAGCAGCTTGCGTTCGCGATCGCGGGTGCGCAGCTCCAGAGCGTGTTCTTCTTCGATCGTGGCACGGTCAGCCGGGTCAGGAACGAACTGGGTTTCACGCAGGTTTTCCGTTGTGGCACCCGCATTGGCCAGAATGTCTTGCTCCAGCTGGCGCAAGCGGTGCTTGAAAAACCCCAGCTGGGCGGCGTTCATGTAGTCTGACTCAGGCATCGCCAAAAGCTCCTGCTCGGTCAGCAGGGTTGTAGTACTGTCATGTGACTTAGTTGCCATGATGCTTACCTCTTGTTGACGTCTGGGAGCCTGTAACTGTCGTCACGCGCAATCGCTCCGCATTTACTGAATAATTAATTCAAACCAGGCAATTCTCCAGGCCCTGGGTGAATATGTCTTGTGGCAATTTGCGGCCAATAAAGACCAGCTTGGTGCCTTTTTTATCTTTGGCCAGCCAGGCATTGCCAGGCTCGGCGCTCATCATCATGTGTACGCCTTGGAACAGCATACGGCGATTGATGCCCTTCAGATACAAAATGCCCTTGTAGCGCATCAGATCTGGTCCAAATACCTGGACAATGCCCGACAGGAAGTCTTCCAGACGCTCGGGGTCGAAAGGACGGTCCGAACGGAACACGAAAGCCCCGATCTCGTCGTTGTGAGCGGCGTGCTGGTGGTGATGATGATGGTGATCGTGTCCGCAGCCCGGACCGCACTCGTCGTCATCGCCATGGGCATGATCGTGGTGGTGATCATGGCCGTCTGCCGCATCGGGGTGCTGCTCTGCCAGGAATTGTGGATCAATGTCCAAAATGGAATTCAGGTTGAAACCGCTGACTTCCAGCAAATCCTTGATGTCGGTTTCACCGAAGTGAACCGGCGTAATCGTGGCTCGCGGGTTGATGCGGACCAGACGGGCGCGCAGGGCCTCGTAATCCACATCGTTGACCAGATCTTTTTTGGAGATCAGCAAGCGGTCCGCAAAACCAACCTGTTTTTGGGCTTCTTCTTGTTGGTCCAGTGTGGCCATGCCGTGTTTGGCATCCACTACCGTGATGACCGCGTCCAGCCGATAGTAGTCGGCAATATCATCGTCCATGAAGAAGGTCTGGCAGACCGGGCCGGGGTTAGCCATGCCGGTGGTCTCGATGATGACGCGCTCGAACTTCAGTTCGCCCGCCTGGCGGCGTACGCGCAAATCGTTCAGGGTGCGCATCAGGTCGCCACGCACGGTGCAGCATACGCAGCCGTTGCTCAGCTCGACGATTTCTTCCTGGGAATCTTGCACCAGCAATTCATTGTCGATGCCTTCAGGCCCGAACTCGTTTTCGATGACGGCAATGCGTCGACCGTGATATTCGCTCAGGATGCGCTTGAGCAGCGTGGTTTTGCCAGCGCCCAAAAAACCAGTCAGAACAGTGACTGGAACCATGTTTTTCAGATCTGATGCCGCGTTCATAAACATGCCTCGCAGTGGCGGGCGAAAGGTACAAGGCACGGCACCAACCGCGGCTTCCTGCACCCATCTGCTCCGCACGAAAACAACGTGCGATTACATCACAGCCTTGCCTGTTGGGCAAACGGTGATCTGTAAAAATTCACAGAGGTTTGCCAATAGATCGGGGAATATATACTGATTGGCGGCAAAATACCACGTTTTAGGGGGCAGATAAGGGTTTTCGCTCGTTTTTAGCCGCAACGCAACGTTGGCACAGGCCGCGCAATTCAGTTTCGTGGCCGGACAGGGCAAAGCCTGCTCCGCGCACACAGTCAGCCAGCCTTTGGCTCAGGTCCGGGGCGCACAGTTCCACCACGGTGCCGCACTGGGTGCAGACAATCAGCAAATCGTGGGGGTGGCCACCGGCATCCACACAGGCCGTCCAGGCATTGACGGCATCCAGACGGTGGATCAGACCTTCTTCAGTCAGAAAGTCCAGGGCGCGGTAAACGGTAGGGGGCTTGGCGCCGGGTTGAAACTCGCGAACCAGATCCAGCAGTTCGTAGGCGCGCAAACTGCGCTGGGCCTGAATCAGGATTTCCAGCACCTGGCGGCGAATTGAAGTCAGCCGTTTACCGCGTTCCAGACAGAGCTGTTCAGCGGTAGCAAGCTGATCTTCAATGGCGTTGGGCGTAAGAATATGTACAGGCATGGCGCTTGATAGGGTGTTTGTTATGTTATAACATCTTTGGAAAAATTAAATTCCCAATCTAGCCGCATTATCCCTGTTTCATGTCCTGTTCTCAATTTTCCTCGACTTCCCGTAGTCCGGCGCCGCGCCGTTCGCTCTTGCTGGCCTCGGCCGGGCAGCGCGTACTGGGCGCTTTGTGCGTGGCAGGAGCCCTGTGGCTGCTGACCGCCTGGGCATTGGGCGCGTGGTAAGGGCATGACATCCAATCAAACCCTGATCGAACTCGATCATGTCGCGCTGGGCTGGAAAGACAAAATCGCCCTGCGTGATATCAGCGGCTGTTTTACCCGAGGCTCCTTGACGGCCATCGTCGGGCCCAACGGTGCCGGTAAATCCACCTTGCTCAAAGGGCTGACCGGGCAGATCAATCCCCTGAAAGGGCGCATTGCGGTCGATAGCGGTTTTCTGGATCAACTGGCCTTGTTGCCGCAAATGGGCGATCTGGACAAAAGCTTTCCGGTAACGGTTCATGACCTGGTCGCTATGGGAGCCTGGAAGCGCGTTGGAGCCTGGGGCGGTTTTCCCAAAGCAGAGCACGAACGCATTGGCCATGCGCTGGAGCAGGTGGGGTTGGCCGACTTTGCGCGTCGCTCCATTGGCACCTTGTCGGGTGGTCAGTTACAGCGCGCCTTGTTTGCCCGCATGATCATGCAGGACGCCCAGATCCTCTTGCTGGACGAGCCTTTTGCCGCAGTGGACCGGGCAACCTCGGATGAATTGATGAAGCTGATTCTGGACTGGCACCAACAGGGCCGTACCGTGATGGCCGTGCTGCATGATCTGGATATGGTGCGTAGCTGTTTTCCGCAAACCGTGCTGCTTGCCGGGCAGGTGGTGGGCTGGGGTGAAACCGAGGCGGTGCTGACTCCGGAGAACCTGCATCTGGCTCGCCATTTGTGTGCGGGGGACTACCTATGATGGCGCTGATTGATGTGCTGTTTGGCCCCTTCATGGACTTTGGTTTCATGAAGCGCGCGCTGGCCGGTTCGTTTGCCCTGGCCGCAGCGGCCGGGCCTTTGGGTGTGTTTCTGGTGCTGCGCCGCATGAGCCTGATGGGCGATGCGATGGCACATGCCATCCTGCCCGGTGTGGCGGTGGGTTTTCTGACGGCCGGCCTGTCTTTAAGTGCGATGGCCATAGGCGGCATGATTACCGGCCTGGTCGTGGCCTTGCTGGCCGGTCTGGTGGCCCGCCTGACACCACAACGGGAGGACGCCAGTTTTGCGGCTTTCTATCTGGTGTCACTGGGGCTGGGGGTGCTGCTGGTGTCGCTGCGCGGCTCCAATATGGATTTGATTCATGTGCTGTTTGGCACGGTGCTGGGGCTGGATGACGCATCTTTGCTGCTGGTCACCAGCAGCACGACGATCACGCTGATTATTCTGGCCCTGGTGTTTCGACCTCTGGTGCTGGAGTGCATGGACCCGATCTTTCTGCGCACCCAGGGCGGGCGCGGTTCCGTGGTTCACATGCTGTTCTTGTTCATGCTGGTCATCACGCTGGTGGCTGGCTTCCAGGTTCTGGGGACCTTGATGGTAGTGGGGATCATGATGCTGCCCGCTGCCTCCGCCCGGTTCTGGGTGTATTCCGTAGGTCGACAAATGCTGGTGGCGGCCTTGCTGGGCATGATCAGCGCCTATCTGGGGCTGCTGTTCTCGTATTACTACAACGTACCGGCTTCGCCCGCGATTATTCTGGCGGCCGGCGCGTTCTATTTTCTTTCTATCACCCTTGGCCCCCAAGGCGGTTTGCTGCGTGC encodes:
- a CDS encoding copper-binding protein encodes the protein MTWTKRSAALALGTLGVVAGSAYVVVAQAQEASASGEVRRLDAEAGKITIKHGEISDLELPAMTLVYKIDPALLANIKPGDKVKFTAKRDGGEYVVTKISK
- the hslU gene encoding ATP-dependent protease ATPase subunit HslU, whose amino-acid sequence is MSTPNMTPGEIVSELDKHIVGQGKAKRSVAVALRNRWRRQQVAEPLRSEIVPKNILMIGPTGVGKTEIARRLAKLANAPFIKVEATKFTEVGYVGRDVETIIRDLVDISVKQTREVEMRRVRTQAEEAAEDRILDVLVPPSRDAHGQPQREDNSARQVFRKRLREGKLDDTEIEIEMAQAMPRMEIMAPPGMEEMTEQLRGMFSGMGQEKTKARKLTVKEAFKQLTEEEAARRVNEDDLRTAAVANAEQNGIVFLDEIDKITARGESQGSGGDVSRQGVQRDLLPLVEGTNVTTKYGVVRTDHILFIASGAFHLSRPSDLIPELQGRFPIRVELESLSAQDFVQILSTTDASLTKQYAALLGTEDVQLDFRPDGIQRLAELAFEVNERTENIGARRLYTVMEKLLEELSYSAGSHGEQSVVIDADYVNKQLQETAASQDLARYVL
- the hslV gene encoding ATP-dependent protease subunit HslV, whose protein sequence is MEQFHATTIVCVRRGDQVAIGGDGQVTLGNIVIKGTARKIRRLYNDSILAGFAGATADAFTLQERFEAKLEKHQGNLLRAAVELTRDWRTDRVLRRLEAMLLVADKEHTLVLTGNGDVLEPEHGLAAIGSGGSYAQSAAMALLQNTDMAPADIVKKSLEIAGDLCIYTNQNHIVETL
- the dksA gene encoding RNA polymerase-binding protein DksA, with the protein product MATKSHDSTTTLLTEQELLAMPESDYMNAAQLGFFKHRLRQLEQDILANAGATTENLRETQFVPDPADRATIEEEHALELRTRDRERKLLKKVQQSIALIDSGEYGWCEETGEPIGLPRLLARPTANLSLEAQERREKRQKMFGD
- a CDS encoding CobW family GTP-binding protein, translated to MNAASDLKNMVPVTVLTGFLGAGKTTLLKRILSEYHGRRIAVIENEFGPEGIDNELLVQDSQEEIVELSNGCVCCTVRGDLMRTLNDLRVRRQAGELKFERVIIETTGMANPGPVCQTFFMDDDIADYYRLDAVITVVDAKHGMATLDQQEEAQKQVGFADRLLISKKDLVNDVDYEALRARLVRINPRATITPVHFGETDIKDLLEVSGFNLNSILDIDPQFLAEQHPDAADGHDHHHDHAHGDDDECGPGCGHDHHHHHHQHAAHNDEIGAFVFRSDRPFDPERLEDFLSGIVQVFGPDLMRYKGILYLKGINRRMLFQGVHMMMSAEPGNAWLAKDKKGTKLVFIGRKLPQDIFTQGLENCLV
- a CDS encoding Fur family transcriptional regulator, which produces MPVHILTPNAIEDQLATAEQLCLERGKRLTSIRRQVLEILIQAQRSLRAYELLDLVREFQPGAKPPTVYRALDFLTEEGLIHRLDAVNAWTACVDAGGHPHDLLIVCTQCGTVVELCAPDLSQRLADCVRGAGFALSGHETELRGLCQRCVAAKNERKPLSAP
- a CDS encoding metal ABC transporter ATP-binding protein, translated to MTSNQTLIELDHVALGWKDKIALRDISGCFTRGSLTAIVGPNGAGKSTLLKGLTGQINPLKGRIAVDSGFLDQLALLPQMGDLDKSFPVTVHDLVAMGAWKRVGAWGGFPKAEHERIGHALEQVGLADFARRSIGTLSGGQLQRALFARMIMQDAQILLLDEPFAAVDRATSDELMKLILDWHQQGRTVMAVLHDLDMVRSCFPQTVLLAGQVVGWGETEAVLTPENLHLARHLCAGDYL